The Tamandua tetradactyla isolate mTamTet1 chromosome 23, mTamTet1.pri, whole genome shotgun sequence genome includes a window with the following:
- the PPP4C gene encoding serine/threonine-protein phosphatase 4 catalytic subunit isoform X2: MWKDAHPKMQYREILVEESNVQRVDSPVTVCGDIHGQFYDLKELFRVGGDVPETNYLFMGDFVDRGFYSVETFLLLLALKVRYPDRITLIRGNHESRQITQVYGFYDECLRKYGSVTVWRYCTEIFDYLSLSAIIDGKIFCVHGGLSPSIQTLDQIRTIDRKQEVPHDGPMCDLLWSDPEDTTGWGVSPRGAGYLFGSDVVAQFNAANDIDMICRAHQLVMEGYKWHFNETVLTVWSAPNYCYRCGNVAAILELDEHLQKDFIIFEAAPQETRGIPSKKPVADYFL, translated from the exons ATGTGGAAGGATGCTCACCCCAAGATGCAGTACAG AGAGATCTTGGTGGAGGAGAGCAACGTGCAGAGGGTGGACTCGCCGGTCACA GTATGTGGTGACATCCATGGACAATTCTATGACCTCAAGGAGCTGTTCAGA GTGGGTGGCGACGTCCCTGAGACTAACTACCTCTTCATGGGGGACTTTGTGGACCGTGGTTTCTACAGTGTCGAAACATTTCTCTTGTTACTGGCACTTAAG GTTCGCTATCCTGACCGCATCACCCTGATCCGGGGCAACCATGAGAGCCGCCAGATCACCCAAGTCTATGGCTTCTACGATGAGTGCCTGCGCAAGTACGGCTCTGTGACCGTGTGGCGCTACTGCACTGAGATCTTCGACTACCTCAGCCTGTCGGCCATCATCGACGGCAAG ATCTTCTGTGTGCACGGGGGCCTCTCCCCCTCCATCCAGACCCTGGATCAGATCCGGACTATTGATCGGAAGCAAGAAGTGCCTCACGACGGGCCCATGTGTGACCTGCTGTGGTCTGACCCCGAAG ACACAACAGGCTGGGGTGTGAGCCCCCGTGGGGCTGGCTACCTATTTGGCAGTGACGTGGTGGCCCAGTTCAATGCAGCCAACGATATTGACATGATCTGCCGCGCCCATCAGTTGGTGATGGAAGGTTACAAGTGGCACTTCAATGAGACCGTGCTCACTGTGTGGTCGGCTCCCAACTACTGCTACCG CTGTGGGAATGTGGCAGCCATCTTAGAGCTGGACGAACACCTCCAGAAGGATTTCATCATCTTTGAGGCTGCTCCCCAGGAGACCCGGGGCATCCCCTCCAAGAAGCCCGTGGCCGACTACTTCCTGTGA
- the PPP4C gene encoding serine/threonine-protein phosphatase 4 catalytic subunit isoform X3: MGDFVDRGFYSVETFLLLLALKVRYPDRITLIRGNHESRQITQVYGFYDECLRKYGSVTVWRYCTEIFDYLSLSAIIDGKIFCVHGGLSPSIQTLDQIRTIDRKQEVPHDGPMCDLLWSDPEDTTGWGVSPRGAGYLFGSDVVAQFNAANDIDMICRAHQLVMEGYKWHFNETVLTVWSAPNYCYRCGNVAAILELDEHLQKDFIIFEAAPQETRGIPSKKPVADYFL, encoded by the exons ATGGGGGACTTTGTGGACCGTGGTTTCTACAGTGTCGAAACATTTCTCTTGTTACTGGCACTTAAG GTTCGCTATCCTGACCGCATCACCCTGATCCGGGGCAACCATGAGAGCCGCCAGATCACCCAAGTCTATGGCTTCTACGATGAGTGCCTGCGCAAGTACGGCTCTGTGACCGTGTGGCGCTACTGCACTGAGATCTTCGACTACCTCAGCCTGTCGGCCATCATCGACGGCAAG ATCTTCTGTGTGCACGGGGGCCTCTCCCCCTCCATCCAGACCCTGGATCAGATCCGGACTATTGATCGGAAGCAAGAAGTGCCTCACGACGGGCCCATGTGTGACCTGCTGTGGTCTGACCCCGAAG ACACAACAGGCTGGGGTGTGAGCCCCCGTGGGGCTGGCTACCTATTTGGCAGTGACGTGGTGGCCCAGTTCAATGCAGCCAACGATATTGACATGATCTGCCGCGCCCATCAGTTGGTGATGGAAGGTTACAAGTGGCACTTCAATGAGACCGTGCTCACTGTGTGGTCGGCTCCCAACTACTGCTACCG CTGTGGGAATGTGGCAGCCATCTTAGAGCTGGACGAACACCTCCAGAAGGATTTCATCATCTTTGAGGCTGCTCCCCAGGAGACCCGGGGCATCCCCTCCAAGAAGCCCGTGGCCGACTACTTCCTGTGA
- the TBX6 gene encoding T-box transcription factor TBX6 — MYHPRELYPSLGTGYRLGPPQPGVDSSFPPALAEGYRYPDLDTPKLDCFLSGIEAAPRTLAVPQPLPSALGTEPVPPAPEALHLLPGVSLSLENRELWKEFSSVGTEMIITKAGRRMFPACRVSVTGLDPEARYLFLLDVVPVDGARYRWQGRHWEPSGKAEPRLPDRVYIHPDSPATGAHWMRQPVSFHRVKLTNSTLDPHGHLILHSMHKYQPRIHLVRAAQLCSQHWGGVASFRFPETTFISVTAYQNPRITQLKIAANPFAKGFRENGRNCKRERDARVKRKLRGPEPGATKAYGSGDAPGGPCDSTLGGDVRESHPEQVPVPREAAPAPAPPRGGPSAEAYLLHPAAFHGAPSHLPARTPGFPEAPDSGRPAPYSTAFLELQPGPGGSGYPAAPPSAPFAPHFLQGGHFPLPYPGGYLDVGSKPMY; from the exons ATGTACCATCCAAGAGAGTTGTACCCCTCGCTGGGGACAGGCTACCGCCTCGGGCCTCCCCAGCCCGGAGTGGACTCCAGCTTCCCGCCTGCCCTGGCTGAGGGCTACCGCTACCCTG ACCTGGACACTCCCAAACTGGACTGCTTCCTGTCCGGAATTGAGGCTGCTCCCCGCACCCTAGCCGTGCCCCAACCTCTGCCCTCAGCCCTGGGCACTGAGCCAGTCCCGCCAGCCCCAGAGGCCCTTCACTTGCTCCCTGGGGTCAGCCTGAGCCTGGAGAACCGGGAGCTGTGGAAGGAGTTCAGCTCCGTGGGTACGGAGATGATCATCACCAAAGCCGGAAG GCGCATGTTCCCTGCTTGCCGAGTGTCTGTCACCGGTCTGGACCCTGAGGCCCGCTACCTGTTTCTTCTGGACGTGGTTCCAGTGGACGGGGCCCGCTACCGCTGGCAGGGCCGGCACTGGGAGCCCAGCGGCAAGGCCGAGCCCCGCCTACCTGACCGTGTCTACATTCACCCTGACTCTCCCGCCACCGGTGCCCACTGGATGCGGCAACCTGTGTCTTTTCATCGTGTCAAGCTCACCAATAGCACGCTGGACCCCCACGGCCAC CTGATTCTACACTCCATGCACAAGTACCAGCCCCGCATACACCTGGTGCGGGCTGCCCAGCTTTGCAGCCAGCACTGGGGGGGCGTCGCCTCCTTCCGTTTCCCCGAAACTACATTCATCTCTGTGACAGCCTACCAGAACCCACGG ATCACACAACTGAAGATTGCAGCCAACCCCTTTGCCAAGGGCTTCCGTGAGAATGGCAGAAACTGTAAAAG GGAGCGAGACGCCCGTGTGAAGAGGAAACTGCGGGGCCCAGAGCCGGGAGCCACAAAGGCCTATGGGAGTGGAG ATGCCCCAGGCGGTCCCTGTGACTCCACACTCGGGGGGGACGTTCGTGAGTCACACCCAGAGCAGGTCCCAGTACCCCGGGaagctgcccctgccccagctcctcCACGTGGTGGCCCCAGTGCTGAGGCCTACCTCCTGCATCCCGCCGCTTTCCACGGGGCCCCTAGTCACCTTCCAGCCCG GACCCCCGGCTTCCCTGAAGCTCCAGACTCTGGGCGCCCAGCCCCTTACTCAACCGCTTTCCTAGAGCTGCAGCCTGGCCCAGGGGGCTCAGGATACCCAGCAGCTCCACCCTCAGCACCCTTCGCCCCACACTTTCTCCAAGGGGGCCACTTCCCCCTACCCTACCCTGGAGGTTATCTGGATGTGGGCTCCAAACCAATGTACTGA